Proteins encoded within one genomic window of Raineyella fluvialis:
- a CDS encoding LLM class flavin-dependent oxidoreductase has translation MSISLHWFLTSSGDIRPVPHRGETALGLFPSAGGAGGRPGRRPAGFREPDIEYLAQQARAADALGFTAVLTPTGTVCEDAWLTAAALARETERLKFLVAFRPGLMSPTLSAQMAATLQRQSRGRLLLNVVTGDDAEQPRFGDWLAKDERYARTDEFLEVVRGVWSGEPYSFEGDHYRIRDAGLLAAPDPVPPLYFGGSSDAALPVAGRHADVYLTWGEPPAQAREKIERVRREAQKAGRGDRIRFGIRFHVFTRDTSAAAWAEAQRFLDALDPEDIRRTQEILRRNTSVGQQRMLALHGDSKDGDLEVYPNVWAGIGLARGHAGTALVGSHDEVADRIEEYHRAGIDEFIFSGYPNLEESYWFGENVIPRLRDRGLLDEVLDEAGDELRVLTAAAS, from the coding sequence ATGTCCATCAGTCTCCATTGGTTCCTCACCTCGAGCGGCGACATCCGCCCGGTCCCCCACCGCGGCGAGACCGCCCTCGGCCTCTTCCCCAGTGCGGGCGGGGCCGGTGGGCGTCCGGGCCGTCGGCCCGCCGGCTTCCGGGAGCCCGACATCGAGTACCTGGCCCAGCAGGCCCGGGCAGCCGATGCCCTCGGCTTCACCGCGGTGCTGACACCCACCGGCACGGTCTGCGAGGACGCGTGGCTCACCGCCGCCGCACTGGCCCGCGAGACGGAGCGGCTGAAGTTCCTGGTCGCCTTCCGCCCCGGTCTGATGTCGCCGACGTTGTCCGCGCAGATGGCGGCCACCCTGCAACGCCAGTCCCGTGGCCGGCTGCTGCTCAACGTCGTGACCGGCGACGACGCGGAGCAGCCACGCTTCGGTGACTGGCTGGCGAAGGATGAGCGGTATGCCCGTACCGACGAATTCCTCGAGGTCGTCCGCGGCGTCTGGTCCGGTGAGCCGTACAGCTTCGAGGGAGACCATTACCGGATCCGTGACGCCGGTCTGCTCGCGGCGCCCGACCCCGTCCCGCCGCTCTACTTCGGCGGCTCCAGCGACGCCGCGCTCCCGGTGGCGGGTCGGCACGCGGACGTCTACCTGACCTGGGGCGAGCCGCCCGCCCAGGCACGGGAGAAGATCGAGCGGGTACGTAGGGAGGCGCAGAAGGCCGGTCGTGGTGACCGGATCCGCTTCGGGATCCGCTTCCACGTCTTCACCCGGGACACCTCCGCGGCCGCCTGGGCCGAGGCCCAACGCTTCCTCGACGCTCTCGACCCGGAGGACATCCGCCGGACCCAGGAGATCCTGCGCCGCAACACGTCGGTGGGCCAGCAGCGGATGCTGGCGTTGCACGGCGACAGCAAGGACGGCGATCTCGAGGTCTATCCGAACGTGTGGGCCGGCATCGGCCTCGCGCGGGGTCACGCCGGCACCGCCCTGGTCGGCAGTCACGACGAGGTCGCCGATCGCATCGAGGAGTACCACCGGGCCGGTATCGACGAGTTCATCTTCTCCGGCTACCCGAACCTGGAGGAGTCGTACTGGTTCGGTGAGAACGTCATCCCGCGGCTGCGCGACCGCGGCCTGCTCGACGAGGTGCTCGACGAGGCCGGGGACGAGTTGCGTGTCCTCACCGCCGCCGCTTCCTGA
- a CDS encoding NADP-dependent oxidoreductase, whose protein sequence is MDAATPRIPAVPETMRAYGFARYGGPEVEEYFAAPVPVPGSGQVLVQVLAAGLNPADIKVRAGKRAGVFDVVFPMAMGREAAGAVVALGPDVEGLTVGERVFGSPVAGVGTLAEYVLLDAAATAPVPASLTITEAACVPVAVGTTLDVFDHLLVTAGDGLLVLGAGGGVGSAACQLGVARGLRVVGVASAAKQDLVAGFGAHPVVSGEGWVDRARAALDGPVVAVLDLVGGEVLHEAFRLCGDETQLVSIADPVQAGQVGGTGVVRRRTSEAYAAAAQLIADGAVRPVIRTEPFSHAREAYAEIETGHTTGKIVVIFDAD, encoded by the coding sequence ATGGACGCAGCGACGCCCCGCATTCCCGCGGTCCCCGAGACGATGAGGGCGTACGGTTTCGCCCGCTACGGCGGCCCCGAGGTCGAGGAGTACTTCGCCGCCCCCGTACCGGTCCCGGGCAGCGGCCAGGTGCTGGTGCAGGTCCTCGCGGCCGGCCTCAACCCCGCGGACATCAAGGTCCGGGCCGGGAAACGTGCCGGCGTCTTCGACGTGGTCTTCCCGATGGCGATGGGCCGGGAAGCCGCCGGCGCGGTCGTGGCCCTGGGGCCCGACGTGGAGGGTCTCACGGTCGGGGAGCGTGTCTTCGGCAGCCCGGTCGCCGGCGTCGGAACGCTGGCCGAGTACGTCCTCCTCGACGCCGCGGCGACGGCACCGGTGCCCGCCTCGCTGACGATCACCGAGGCCGCCTGCGTCCCGGTGGCCGTGGGCACGACCCTCGATGTCTTCGATCACCTGCTCGTCACCGCCGGGGATGGCCTCCTCGTCCTCGGTGCCGGCGGTGGCGTCGGCTCCGCTGCCTGTCAACTCGGCGTGGCCCGGGGACTGCGGGTGGTCGGCGTGGCGTCGGCGGCCAAGCAGGACCTGGTGGCGGGCTTCGGTGCCCATCCCGTCGTCAGCGGCGAGGGCTGGGTGGATCGTGCCCGGGCGGCTTTGGACGGGCCGGTGGTGGCTGTCCTCGACCTGGTCGGGGGCGAGGTGCTGCACGAGGCCTTCCGTCTGTGTGGTGACGAGACCCAGTTGGTGAGTATCGCCGATCCTGTCCAGGCCGGGCAGGTGGGCGGCACGGGGGTGGTGCGTCGCCGGACCAGCGAGGCGTACGCGGCCGCGGCCCAATTGATCGCTGACGGGGCGGTACGCCCGGTCATACGTACGGAGCCCTTCTCACACGCTCGCGAGGCGTACGCCGAGATCGAGACCGGGCACACCACGGGCAAGATCGTCGTGATCTTCGACGCCGACTGA